The Natronoarchaeum mannanilyticum nucleotide sequence CGACGCGAACCATTTATCAGATAGCTCGCACCTGTTTTCAGTATGGACCTGCAGATCGACGGGAACGCGGCGCTCGTCACGGCATCGAGCAGCGGCCTCGGGAAGGCCTCCGCGAAGGCGCTCGCCCGCGAGGGCGCGAACGTGGTCGTCAACGGTCGCGACGAGGAGCAACTCGCCGAAGCGGCCGACGAGATCCGCGAGGTGGCGTCGGGCGAGGTCGTCGAGCAGCCGGGCGACCTCACCGAGAAAGCGGACATCGAGCGGCTCGTCGAGCGCACGGTAGCGGAGTTCGGCACCGTCGACCACCTCGTGACGAGCGCGGGCGGCCCGCCGAGCGGCCCGTTCTTGGAGACGACCGACGAGGACTGGTACGAGGCGTTCGACCTGCTGGTGATGAGCGTCGTCCGCCTCGTTCGCGAGGCCGAGCCCCACCTGCGCGAGGGCGAGAGCGGCACGATCGTCAACGTCACCTCCCGGAGCGTCAAGGAGGCGATCGACCAACTCGTGCTGTCGAACTCGGTTCGGATGAGCGTGATCGGCCTCGAAAAGACGCTCTCGAAGGAGCTGGCGCCCGAGGTGCGGGCCAACGCGGTCCTTCCGGGCTCCCACGAGACCGCCCGCATCGAGGAGCTGATCGAGCAGGCCATGGAGCGGGGCGAGTACGACAGCTACGAGGAAGGGCTCGACGACTGGGCCGAGGGCAACCCCGCCGAGCGCATCGGCGACCCGATGGAGCTGGGCGAGGTCGTCGCCTTCCTCAGCTCACCCAAATCGAGCTACGTCAACGGCGTCGCCGTCCCGATCGACGGCGGGTCGGGCGCCTCGAACCTGTAGTCGACGGTCAACCCCCGCAGCAACCCCACCGCGACGGACGCGGGGCACTTTTATTCCGGCCGCGAGTACGGCCGCGTATGTCGCTGGTGCTCCCGAGCGAGATCGTCGTCGAGCGCTTCGTCCCCACGGCCCGAGCCATGCTGGCCGCGGCGCTCGACGAGCGGGAGTTCACCCAGCAGGAGATCGCCGACCGGATCGGCGTCACGCAGGCCGCGGTGAGCAACCTCGTCAACGGGAACGTCGCCGTCGAGGAGCGGTTCAGCGAGGATCCGCGGATGGTCGAGACGATCGAGCGCATCGCCGACGGGTTCGAGGACGATCGGATGGACGGCGTCGACGCCATGGCCGAACTGATCGCCCTGGTCGAAGCGTTCGAGGATCGGGGGCCGATCTGCGCCGTCCACGAGGACGCGATGCCGGAACTTGAGGGACTGGGCTGCGATCTCTGCGTCCGGGGCACCGACTCGGAGGTGCTCGCCGAGCGGGACGTTCTGGCGTCGGTTCGCCGGGCCGCCCGCTTGCTCGCCGGCACCGACGCGGTGGCCGAGCACGTCCCCAACGTCGGCACCAACGTGGGGATGGCCCTGCCCGACGCCGAAGACGCGACCGACGTGGCGGCGATCCCCGGCCGGATCTACCGGATGCGCGGCAGCGTCGAGGTGCCCGCCAACCCCGAGTTCGGCGCCTCCGAGCACGTCGCTCGGACGGTTCTCGCCGCCCGGAGCGTCGATCCGGACGTCCGCGCGGCGCTGAACGTCGGGACGAGCGACGCCCTGCTCGCCGCGGCCCGCGAGCGCGGGATCGATCCCCTGGAGTTCGATCCCGACTACGAGGACCGCGGCGACCACCTGCGCGAAGCGCTGAACTCGCGCGGAGTCGTCCCGCCGGTCCTGTTCCATCGCGGCGCCTTCGGCATCGAGCCCGTGACGTTCGTGCTCGGGCGGAACGCCGTCGAAGCCGCCGAACTGGCCGTCGACCTCGCCGATCGAGCGGCGGGCGGCCACGAAACGTAAGTACCTGCCCTTCGAATCCGTTCGCAGTACCGACATCGACGCCGGTATCCACCGATGATCGATCCCGACGAGCGGACCGCGCGGCGGGCTCTCGACGGCGTCAGCGACGCCTACCTCGCCATCGACGAGCGCTGGCGGATCAAGTGGGCCAACGCGGCGGCGGCCGAGCTCGCCGACCGGCCGCGCGAGGAGCTGGTCGGCGCCGACGCCGGCGACGTGCTCCCCGACGACGTCACGGCGGCGCTGCGCGAGACGTTCGGCGCCGCGGCGACCGACGAGCCGGACGTTCCGAGCCCGATCGCGCGGACCCCGGACGACGCCCGACCGCACGACGCCGATCTGGAGTTCCGCATCGACTGCGCCCCGAATGGATCGTTCGACGTCCGAGCGACCGCGGTCGACGACGGCGTCTCGGTGTTCGTCAGCGACGTCACGGACGCGAGCCGCCTGGACCGCGAGCTCGCCCGGAACGCGACGATCGTCGAGGCGGTCCACGACGCCGTCGTGACCCTCGACGCAGACGGGACGGTGACCAGCGCCAACCAGGCCGCCGAGGGGCTGTTCGGCGCCGACCGACGGGAACTGATCGGGACCGGGATCGCGGAGCTCGCGACCGAAACCCGGCTCGACGCCGACGGCGCCGCGACGTTCGCCGACGCCGCCGCGGCGGTTCGGGAGGGAAAGGCCAGCGAACGACGGTTCAGCGTGTACTTCGAGGGCGCTGACGGCCGACGCGTCGGCGACGTCCAGCTCGTCCCGCTGCCGGTCGACGGCGCCGACGGCACGGTCGGCGTGATCCGCGACGTGACCGAGCGCGAGGAGTACGACCGGATCGTCACCGCACTCCACGACGTCTCGCGGCGCCTGTTCGGCGCCGACGACGAAGACGAGATCTGCGCGATCGCCGTCGAGGCGGCCGCGAACCTGCTCGACCTGGAGCTCAGCGGGGTCTGGCTGCTCGACGAGGAGCGCAACCGACTCGATCCCGTCGCCGCCACCGCCCGCACCCACGACGAGATCGGCGGACTGCCCCACTTCGCGGAGAACGAGGGACTGATCTGGGACGTCTTCCGCAGCGGCGACGCCGCGCGCTACGACGACCTCCGCGAGGTGGACGGCGTCTACAACCCTGGAACGCCGATCCGCAGCGAGCTGATCGTCCCGATCGACGACCGCGGCGTCCTGATGGCCGGCGAGTTTCGAACCGATCAGTTCGACGATACGGATCTGGAGCTGGCGGGGATCCTCGCGTCGAACGTCGAGGCGGCGCTCGATCGGACCGACCGCGAGACGCTGCTGCGGCGCCGAACCGAGGAGCTGGAGCGCCAGCGCGACCGCATGGGGACCGTCGCCGCCGTGCTCTCGCGGGACATCGAGCGCCGGCTGTCCGCGGCCCGCGAG carries:
- a CDS encoding SDR family oxidoreductase, coding for MDLQIDGNAALVTASSSGLGKASAKALAREGANVVVNGRDEEQLAEAADEIREVASGEVVEQPGDLTEKADIERLVERTVAEFGTVDHLVTSAGGPPSGPFLETTDEDWYEAFDLLVMSVVRLVREAEPHLREGESGTIVNVTSRSVKEAIDQLVLSNSVRMSVIGLEKTLSKELAPEVRANAVLPGSHETARIEELIEQAMERGEYDSYEEGLDDWAEGNPAERIGDPMELGEVVAFLSSPKSSYVNGVAVPIDGGSGASNL
- a CDS encoding thiamine-phosphate synthase family protein, translating into MSLVLPSEIVVERFVPTARAMLAAALDEREFTQQEIADRIGVTQAAVSNLVNGNVAVEERFSEDPRMVETIERIADGFEDDRMDGVDAMAELIALVEAFEDRGPICAVHEDAMPELEGLGCDLCVRGTDSEVLAERDVLASVRRAARLLAGTDAVAEHVPNVGTNVGMALPDAEDATDVAAIPGRIYRMRGSVEVPANPEFGASEHVARTVLAARSVDPDVRAALNVGTSDALLAAARERGIDPLEFDPDYEDRGDHLREALNSRGVVPPVLFHRGAFGIEPVTFVLGRNAVEAAELAVDLADRAAGGHET
- a CDS encoding PAS domain-containing protein, producing the protein MIDPDERTARRALDGVSDAYLAIDERWRIKWANAAAAELADRPREELVGADAGDVLPDDVTAALRETFGAAATDEPDVPSPIARTPDDARPHDADLEFRIDCAPNGSFDVRATAVDDGVSVFVSDVTDASRLDRELARNATIVEAVHDAVVTLDADGTVTSANQAAEGLFGADRRELIGTGIAELATETRLDADGAATFADAAAAVREGKASERRFSVYFEGADGRRVGDVQLVPLPVDGADGTVGVIRDVTEREEYDRIVTALHDVSRRLFGADDEDEICAIAVEAAANLLDLELSGVWLLDEERNRLDPVAATARTHDEIGGLPHFAENEGLIWDVFRSGDAARYDDLREVDGVYNPGTPIRSELIVPIDDRGVLMAGEFRTDQFDDTDLELAGILASNVEAALDRTDRETLLRRRTEELERQRDRMGTVAAVLSRDIERRLSAAREALGASQGATVDADGRAADAGRSAAENDGVPGRAAAAEELAIAERLVADVREVAGAAGAETSRERVSLADAAADAAERVDGVTVRALDDPSVRVDRRRFVRFLAAFFRFAAGRAEGDVAAHVGRLDDRDGFYVADDAPPIPDDDRADVFDPEYAGSLSHPGLGPAMADEIADANGWELSLVEADADDWGARFEITDVTTLSR